From the Arctopsyche grandis isolate Sample6627 chromosome 11, ASM5162203v2, whole genome shotgun sequence genome, one window contains:
- the LOC143919076 gene encoding uncharacterized protein LOC143919076, which translates to MECRLCLGSAPAESSVSIFGDPHPERLEQRIRTCCQIYVKRNDGLPDIVCISCKTNLESLISFRKACFRNNETSQLRLDDCLNIKTEEVFLEDVIWDDEPSLRTIHQKNTESFSKPFPSESKLVLHIKEKPFNCDICLKSFTRKSSLKSHEKLHTGIKPYKCDICLKSFCRKTNLESHKTLHTGMTSYKCDICLKSFTLNSSLKTHEKLHSGIKPYKCEICLKSLSTKTILESHKRLHTGIKPYKCDICLKSFTRKYSLTSHEISHTGIQPYKCDICLKSYIRKYDFVLHIRSHTGQKPYMCEICLKSFSRKSHLERHNKLHTGIKSYKCDICLKSFSQKRELVLHLRSHTGEEPYKCEICLKSFSTKTILESHKRLHTGIKPYKCDICLKSFIRKDRLVIHLRSHTGEKPYKCEICLKSFTTKTNLEAHKRLHTEIKPYKCDICLKSFTQKYGLKSHEKLHTGIKPYTCDICLKSFIHKHVLVLHLRSHMGEKPYKCEICLKSFSTKRILESHKRLHTGIKPYKCEICLKSFFGKYTLESHKKMHSGIKPYTCDICLKSFIHKHVLVLHLRSHTGEKPYKCEICLKSFSTKTILESHKTFHTGIKPHKCDICLKSFTRKYCLKSHEKLHTGIKPHKCEICLKSFIQKYDLMRHKKYHTGIQSYKCDICLKSFIQKCNLVRHKKSHKLE; encoded by the exons ATGGAGtgtaggctttgtcttggatcagctcctgccgagtcttccgtctcgatcttcggcgatcctcatccagagcgtctagagcaacgcattcggacctgctgtcaaatttat GTTAAGAGAAACGATGGGCTGCCAGACATAGTGTGTatttcgtgtaagaccaatctggaatcgttaatcagctttcgaaaggcttgttttagAAACAACGAAACGTCCCAACTGAGGTTAGATGACTGCTTGAACATCAAAACGGAAGAAGTTTTCCTGGAAGatgtaatatgggacgatgagccttcactacGGACAATTCACCAAAAGAATACTGAAAGTTTTTCAAAGCCATTTCCCAGTGAATCAAAACTTGTTTTACATATTAAAGAAAAGCCATTCAActgtgacatttgcttaaaatcatttactcggaAATCTAGCCTTaaatcacatgaaaaattgcatactgggataaaaccatataaatgcgacatttgcttaaaatcttTTTGTCGTAAAACTAACCTCGAGTCACATAAAAcattgcatactgggatgacatcatacaaatgtgacatttgtttaaaatcatttaccctaAATTCTAGCCTTAaaacacatgaaaaattgcattctgggataaagccttacaagtgtgaaatttgtttaaaatcattatctACTAAAACAATCCTCGAGTCACATAAAagattgcatactgggataaaaccatacaaatgtgacatttgtttaaaatcatttactagaaAATATAGCCTTACATCACATGAAATATCGCATACTGGTAtacaaccatacaaatgtgacatatgtttaaaatcatacatTCGAAAATATGATTTTGTGTTACATataagatctcacacagggCAAAAGCCTTAcatgtgtgaaatttgtttaaaatcattttctcggaAATCTCACCTTGAAAGACATAACAAATTGCATACTggtataaaatcatacaaatgtgacatttgtttaaaatcgttctcTCAAAAACGtgaacttgtgttacatttaaggtctcacacgggggaagagccttacaagtgtgaaatttgtttaaaatcattttctactAAAACAATCCTCGAGTCACATAAAagattgcatactgggataaaaccttacaaatgtgacatttgtttaaaatcattcattcgaAAAGATAGACTGGtaatacatttaagatctcacacaggagaaaagccttacaagtgtgaaatttgtttaaaatcatttactactaAAACTAACCTCGAGGCACATAAACGATTGCATACTgagataaaaccatacaaatgtgacatttgtttaaaatcatttactcaaaaatatgGCCTTaaatcacatgaaaaattgcatactgggataaaaccgtacacatgtgacatttgtttaaaatcatttatacataaacatgtacttgtgttacatttaagatctcacatgggggaaaagccttacaagtgtgaaatttgtttaaaatcattttctactAAAAGAATCCTCGAGTCACATAAAagattgcatactgggataaaaccatacaaatgtgaaatttgtttaaaatcatttttcggTAAATATACCCTTGAATcccataaaaaaatgcatagtGGGATAAAACCGTAcacatgtgacatttgtttaaaatcatttatacataaacatgtacttgtgttacatttaagatctcacacaggggaaaagccttacaagtgtgaaatttgtttaaaatcattttctactAAAACTATCCTCGAGTCACATAAAACATtccatactgggataaaaccacacaaatgtgatatttgtttaaaatcgtttacgcGAAAATATTGCCTTAAATCACATGagaaattgcatactgggataaaaccacacaaatgtgaaatttgtttaaaatcatttatccaAAAATATGACCTCATGcgacataaaaaatatcatactgGGATAcaatcatacaaatgtgacatttgtctaaaatcatttatccAAAAATGTAACCTTGTGCGTCATAAAAAATCTCATAAGTtggaataa